A single region of the Paraburkholderia sprentiae WSM5005 genome encodes:
- a CDS encoding ammonium transporter, producing MESLKYGADTEFLLLGAAMVLAMHAGFAFLELGTVRKKNQVNALVKILVDFAVSTIAYFFIGYTIAYGVQFFGNAATLAEHNGYALVRFFFLLTFAAAIPAIVSGGIAERARFNPQLFATFVLVGFVYPFFEGIAWNDRFGIQDWLTQAFGAPFHDFAGSVVVHAFGGWVALPAVLLLGARHGRYHRDGGIAAHPPSNIPFLALGAWVLTVGWFGFNVMSAQTLDKISGLVAVNSLMAMVGGTLTAWFAGRNDPGFTYNGPLAGLVAVCAGSDLMHPLGALVTGGIAGALFVYMFTCVQNRWRIDDVLGVWPLHGLCGAWGGIAAGIFGTHALGGLGGVSLASQVIGTLGGIVVSGLGGTLVYGVIRMTVGLRLDQEEEYNGADLSIHKISATPE from the coding sequence ATGGAAAGTCTGAAATACGGCGCCGATACCGAGTTTCTTCTGCTCGGCGCCGCCATGGTGCTGGCGATGCACGCGGGGTTCGCCTTCCTTGAGCTCGGCACCGTGCGCAAGAAGAACCAGGTCAATGCACTGGTCAAGATTCTGGTGGACTTCGCGGTCTCGACGATCGCGTATTTTTTCATCGGCTACACGATCGCCTACGGCGTGCAGTTTTTCGGCAACGCGGCGACGCTCGCCGAGCACAACGGCTACGCCCTCGTGCGCTTTTTCTTCCTGCTGACGTTCGCCGCCGCGATCCCCGCGATCGTATCCGGCGGCATCGCCGAGCGCGCCAGATTCAACCCGCAACTGTTCGCGACGTTCGTGCTGGTCGGCTTCGTCTATCCATTCTTCGAAGGCATCGCATGGAATGACCGCTTCGGCATCCAGGACTGGCTCACCCAGGCGTTCGGCGCGCCGTTCCATGACTTCGCGGGCTCGGTGGTGGTGCACGCGTTTGGCGGCTGGGTCGCGTTGCCGGCCGTGCTGCTGCTCGGCGCGCGCCACGGTCGCTATCACCGCGACGGCGGCATCGCCGCTCATCCGCCGTCGAACATTCCGTTTCTCGCGCTCGGCGCCTGGGTGCTGACGGTCGGCTGGTTCGGCTTCAACGTGATGAGCGCGCAGACACTCGACAAAATCAGCGGCCTCGTTGCCGTCAACTCGCTGATGGCCATGGTCGGCGGCACGCTGACCGCGTGGTTCGCGGGCCGCAACGATCCGGGCTTCACGTACAACGGCCCGCTCGCGGGACTCGTGGCCGTGTGCGCGGGCTCCGATCTGATGCATCCGCTCGGCGCGCTGGTCACGGGGGGCATCGCCGGCGCGCTGTTCGTCTATATGTTCACCTGCGTGCAAAACCGCTGGCGCATCGACGACGTGCTCGGCGTGTGGCCGCTGCACGGCTTGTGCGGCGCATGGGGCGGCATCGCGGCCGGGATCTTCGGCACTCACGCGCTCGGCGGGCTGGGTGGTGTATCGCTCGCCTCGCAGGTCATCGGCACGCTCGGCGGGATCGTCGTGTCGGGGCTCGGCGGCACCCTCGTGTATGGCGTGATCCGGATGACGGTCGGTTTGCGGCTCGACCAGGAAGAGGAGTACAACGGCGCCGATCTGTCGATTCACAAGATCTCGGCGACGCCTGAGTGA
- a CDS encoding sensor histidine kinase, with translation MRLTTKGLLLIAIPAVFELGLLAGLVKAQADATLAERWAMHSEEVLHQAMAILDPVLSESVALRGAVLGNDTHFTTPLAVWVDVDRRIDELAELVADSPAQVERVVEVRQAVQAYRQWSDRIQDMLHAGRRSEILERFHDLARADVLDHFRFEVTAFQAEERRLDTSRSNAVAAVREREQTLIVAAALGSLLFVALAIWIFTRGVRGRLALLSDNAGRLAGNEPLAPIGAGRDEIARLDLTLHETSRRLLEAERIEARFHADLERRAAELARINETLRQQTQENEMFIYSVSHDLRAPLVNLQGFSQELIRACDELRDAARDSSLAMNTRARIERIVDEDIGEALHFLQTAVLRASHIIDALLRLSRVGRVEYRRQKVDVRDIVQRVVDAMQGSIRARRARVSVGELPAVWGDPTALEQIFANLVGNAVNYLDPARAGRIEIGTTPAPPGVHSLRIFYVRDNGLGIPAIALPRLFTAFQRLHGNAAAGEGIGLALVRRMVERHGGRVWAESKERVGTTFYLSLPEAGPVQAARAVRESGHRGNEAGVGAGSESPVPSLDAVRRISVR, from the coding sequence ATGAGACTGACCACTAAAGGCCTGTTGCTGATCGCGATCCCGGCCGTCTTCGAACTCGGCTTGCTCGCCGGCCTCGTGAAGGCGCAAGCCGACGCGACTTTGGCGGAGCGCTGGGCGATGCATAGCGAAGAGGTGCTACACCAGGCCATGGCGATTCTCGATCCGGTGCTGTCTGAATCGGTCGCGCTGCGTGGCGCGGTGCTCGGCAACGACACGCACTTCACGACCCCGCTGGCGGTGTGGGTGGACGTCGACCGGCGCATCGACGAGCTGGCCGAACTCGTCGCCGACAGTCCCGCCCAGGTCGAGCGCGTGGTCGAGGTGCGCCAGGCGGTGCAGGCATATCGCCAGTGGTCGGACCGGATCCAGGACATGCTGCACGCCGGACGGCGCAGCGAGATTCTCGAGCGCTTCCACGATCTGGCGCGGGCCGACGTGCTCGACCATTTCCGTTTTGAGGTGACTGCATTCCAGGCCGAAGAGCGACGCCTCGATACCTCGCGCTCGAACGCCGTCGCCGCCGTGCGCGAGCGCGAACAGACGCTGATCGTCGCGGCCGCGCTGGGTTCACTGCTGTTCGTCGCGCTCGCCATCTGGATATTCACGCGCGGCGTGCGCGGCCGGCTTGCGCTGCTGTCCGACAACGCGGGCCGGCTCGCCGGCAACGAGCCGCTCGCGCCGATCGGTGCGGGCCGCGATGAAATCGCGCGGCTCGACCTGACCTTGCACGAGACGAGCCGGCGTTTGCTCGAAGCCGAGCGCATCGAGGCGCGCTTTCACGCGGACCTCGAGCGCCGTGCCGCCGAACTCGCGCGCATCAACGAGACGCTGCGCCAGCAGACCCAGGAAAACGAAATGTTCATTTACAGCGTGTCGCACGATCTGCGCGCGCCGCTGGTGAATCTGCAGGGCTTTTCGCAGGAACTGATTCGCGCATGCGACGAGTTGCGCGACGCGGCGCGCGACTCGTCGCTCGCGATGAACACGCGCGCGCGTATCGAGCGGATCGTCGACGAGGACATCGGCGAGGCGCTGCACTTTCTGCAGACCGCGGTGTTGCGCGCGTCGCACATCATCGACGCGCTGTTGCGGCTGTCGCGCGTCGGACGGGTCGAGTACCGGCGCCAGAAGGTCGACGTGCGCGACATCGTGCAGCGTGTCGTCGATGCGATGCAGGGCTCCATTCGCGCGCGCCGCGCGCGCGTGAGCGTGGGCGAACTGCCCGCGGTATGGGGCGATCCGACCGCGCTCGAACAGATCTTCGCGAACCTGGTCGGCAATGCGGTCAACTATCTGGACCCGGCGCGCGCGGGCCGCATCGAAATCGGCACGACGCCCGCGCCGCCTGGCGTGCATTCGCTGCGGATCTTCTACGTGCGCGACAACGGCCTCGGCATTCCGGCGATCGCGCTGCCGCGCCTGTTCACCGCCTTCCAGCGTCTGCATGGCAATGCGGCGGCCGGCGAGGGCATTGGCCTCGCTCTCGTACGGCGGATGGTCGAGCGGCACGGCGGGCGGGTGTGGGCGGAATCGAAGGAGAGGGTGGGCACGACGTTCTATCTGTCGCTGCCCGAGGCCGGTCCGGTTCAGGCGGCGCGCGCTGTGCGCGAGAGCGGGCACCGCGGTAACGAGGCTGGCGTCGGCGCAGGCAGCGAGTCGCCCGTGCCTTCACTCGACGCGGTGCGACGAATCAGTGTGCGCTAG
- a CDS encoding DJ-1/PfpI family protein: protein MAAKKILFLTGDFAEDYETMVPFQALQAVGHVVDAVCPDKKAGERVKTAIHDFEGDQTYTEKPGHQFTLNATFDDVDPNQYDALGIAGGRAPEYLRLNPKVIDLVRQFAEAGKPIAAICHAAQLLAAADVIRGKRISAYPACAPDVKLAGGEYADIPVDAAITDANFVTAPAWPAHPEWLRQFLVLLGTRIEH, encoded by the coding sequence ATGGCGGCAAAGAAAATCCTGTTCCTGACCGGCGACTTCGCCGAAGACTACGAAACGATGGTGCCGTTTCAGGCACTGCAGGCGGTCGGCCACGTCGTCGATGCAGTCTGTCCGGACAAGAAGGCGGGCGAGCGCGTGAAGACCGCGATCCACGATTTCGAGGGCGACCAGACCTACACCGAAAAGCCCGGCCACCAGTTCACGCTGAACGCCACCTTCGACGACGTCGATCCGAACCAATACGACGCGCTCGGCATCGCCGGCGGCCGCGCGCCCGAGTATCTTCGGCTCAATCCAAAGGTGATCGACCTTGTGCGGCAGTTCGCCGAGGCGGGCAAGCCGATCGCCGCGATCTGCCACGCGGCGCAGTTGCTTGCTGCCGCCGACGTGATCCGCGGCAAGCGCATTTCCGCGTATCCGGCCTGTGCGCCCGACGTCAAGCTTGCCGGCGGCGAGTACGCCGACATCCCCGTCGACGCCGCGATCACCGACGCGAACTTCGTCACCGCGCCTGCCTGGCCCGCGCATCCCGAGTGGCTGCGGCAGTTCCTCGTGCTGCTCGGCACGCGGATCGAGCACTGA
- a CDS encoding Rrf2 family transcriptional regulator, whose protein sequence is MNTSSRFAFAVHVLALLSLQGGVPLSSEMIAGSVNTNAVLIRRLLTMLADAGLTTSQMGAGGGALLARRPEQITLLDVYRAVEDARLFALHREEPNPACMVGRNIQSVLRGVIDEAQQAMEAALAARTLADATADVVRSEKQRERKRRAREHA, encoded by the coding sequence GTGAACACGAGTAGCCGGTTTGCCTTTGCCGTGCATGTGCTCGCGCTGCTGTCGTTGCAGGGCGGCGTGCCGCTGTCGTCGGAGATGATCGCGGGCAGCGTGAACACGAACGCCGTGCTCATTCGCCGGCTTCTGACCATGCTCGCCGACGCCGGTCTCACCACCTCGCAGATGGGCGCCGGTGGCGGTGCGTTGCTCGCGCGGCGGCCGGAACAGATCACGCTGCTCGACGTTTATCGCGCCGTGGAAGATGCCCGGTTGTTCGCATTGCATCGCGAGGAGCCGAATCCTGCGTGCATGGTGGGGCGCAATATCCAGAGCGTGCTGCGCGGCGTCATCGACGAAGCGCAGCAGGCGATGGAGGCGGCGCTGGCCGCACGCACGCTCGCCGATGCGACCGCCGACGTCGTGCGCTCCGAGAAGCAGCGCGAGCGCAAGCGCCGTGCTCGAGAGCACGCGTAA
- a CDS encoding NAD(P)-dependent oxidoreductase produces MSKQLKIALFGATGMIGSRIAAEAAGRGHQVTALVRDPARVPAGVANLHASQADLLDAASVGAAVRGQDVVASAYAPPQDDLATLAQATRALVDGVRAAGLKRVVVVGGAGSLEVAPGKQLVDTDSFPDAYKGIALAHRDALDYYRGVTDLDWTFFAPAALIAPGERTGKFRTGVNTLIVDAEGNSRISAEDYAIAFVDELEQGRFIRQLATLAY; encoded by the coding sequence ATGAGCAAGCAACTGAAGATCGCCTTGTTTGGCGCGACCGGCATGATCGGTTCGCGGATTGCCGCGGAAGCGGCGGGTCGCGGGCATCAGGTGACGGCGCTCGTGCGCGATCCGGCGCGCGTGCCGGCCGGCGTCGCGAATCTGCATGCGTCGCAGGCCGATCTGCTCGACGCCGCGAGTGTCGGCGCGGCGGTGCGCGGTCAGGACGTCGTCGCAAGCGCGTATGCACCGCCGCAAGACGATCTCGCCACGCTGGCGCAAGCCACGCGCGCGCTGGTCGACGGTGTGCGCGCGGCCGGGTTGAAGCGCGTCGTCGTGGTGGGCGGCGCAGGTTCTCTCGAGGTCGCGCCAGGCAAGCAACTGGTCGATACCGACAGTTTTCCGGACGCGTACAAGGGCATTGCGCTCGCGCACCGCGACGCTTTGGACTACTACCGCGGCGTGACGGATCTCGACTGGACGTTTTTCGCGCCGGCCGCGCTGATCGCGCCGGGCGAGCGCACCGGCAAGTTCCGCACGGGCGTGAACACGCTCATCGTGGATGCGGAGGGCAATAGCCGCATTTCGGCCGAAGACTACGCGATCGCGTTCGTCGACGAACTGGAGCAGGGCCGCTTCATCCGCCAGCTCGCGACGCTCGCGTACTGA
- a CDS encoding mechanosensitive ion channel family protein gives MQSCPSRREFEAAPSGGGQQPAILTATPLFSDPTARDTSSGDTRPRASAYARGWFSALLCAALVLCLGGLPRMAQAAGPAVGAGTPVIPALQSLINSATVSAMPASAASGASAAEAASAPSPASQAELAHSLDSVIATLDNDRQRSALVTQLKKLRDVSRNAAQTVGPGAPPQPSPGLLGAIASGIASFESDVHQGRTPVRYWSGRVTAAGNELFTIVSGQGREGFGTILLAMLAMLAGWGACAGALIYLQQRLYRRFGIELVLRPNPTTLELVIFALRRVGPWIIAFIAALLFVRAMPDALGRTLGMVVAYAIVAGAVFSAICLIMFSLFGSGHRRIAVRLLIDHARRVLFVIGVCGALGDAAVNYDVEHQLGTNLAALISTAANMTAAVLTGYFALAFRRPVAHLIRNRPYEQRNDHKAATDAFDVLAALWHVPVLVLATASVVATLGGSGSSENVLQISIVTALLLVLAFFLSAIALRVTRPRSARARRRSPYLTRLLRFCGTLLTLFIWLFFFEFAARLWGVSLVAVIEENVAARGIAHALTAIVATLFIAWLLWILVDTAITEALNPGGPRNKGRSPSMRARTMLPLVRNVLLVTIMTIASIVTAANLGINVTPLLAGAGVIGLAIGFGAQSLVTDLITGLFIIIEDTISVGDWIDVDGGHAGTVEHLSIRTVRLRDGQGAIHAIPFSQIKIVKNLSRDFAYAVFEVRMSFSTDVDEITQLIREVGAELMADFRYRREMLGPIEVWGLDRFDPNWMVVKGQIKTRPLQQWSVARAFNLRLKRRMDEAGIEIPVAQMRVYTSSKDSEGEPLRDDEMTGFVAPVDAVVDDSRHARGDAHQRARDGGHGKAHDRVHEPTRERAHEAAHEHPREAEHEVDVVGPSARASTHVPLAPARDVSHEPRPAPAPTGQTAPIPPQIPTAGDVSGKS, from the coding sequence ATGCAGTCATGCCCGTCACGGCGTGAGTTCGAGGCTGCACCGTCTGGCGGCGGGCAGCAGCCGGCGATTCTCACCGCCACCCCTCTCTTCTCCGATCCCACCGCTCGCGACACTTCCAGCGGCGACACCCGCCCACGCGCGAGCGCATACGCGCGCGGCTGGTTCAGCGCGCTCCTGTGCGCCGCGCTGGTTCTGTGCCTCGGCGGGCTGCCGCGCATGGCGCAAGCCGCGGGTCCCGCGGTCGGTGCCGGCACGCCGGTGATCCCGGCGTTGCAGAGCCTGATCAACAGCGCGACGGTGAGCGCCATGCCCGCGTCGGCGGCATCGGGTGCCTCGGCGGCCGAGGCCGCGTCGGCGCCTTCGCCCGCAAGCCAGGCCGAACTCGCGCACTCGCTCGACAGCGTGATCGCGACGCTCGACAACGACCGCCAGCGCAGCGCGCTCGTCACCCAGCTGAAAAAGCTCCGCGACGTGTCGCGAAACGCCGCGCAAACCGTTGGCCCGGGCGCGCCCCCGCAACCGAGCCCGGGCCTGCTCGGCGCGATCGCGTCGGGCATCGCGTCGTTCGAATCCGACGTGCACCAGGGCCGCACGCCGGTGCGCTACTGGAGCGGGCGCGTGACCGCGGCCGGCAACGAGCTGTTCACGATCGTCTCGGGCCAGGGACGCGAGGGCTTCGGCACGATTCTGCTGGCGATGCTGGCGATGCTGGCCGGCTGGGGCGCCTGTGCCGGCGCGCTGATCTATCTGCAGCAGCGGCTGTACCGGCGCTTCGGTATCGAGCTGGTGCTGCGGCCCAATCCCACCACACTCGAGCTCGTGATCTTCGCGCTGCGCCGCGTCGGTCCGTGGATCATCGCGTTCATCGCGGCGCTGCTGTTCGTGCGGGCGATGCCCGATGCGCTCGGCCGCACGCTCGGCATGGTGGTCGCGTATGCGATCGTCGCGGGCGCGGTGTTTTCCGCGATCTGTCTGATCATGTTTTCGCTGTTCGGCTCGGGCCATCGGCGCATCGCGGTGCGCCTGCTCATCGATCACGCGCGCCGCGTGCTGTTCGTGATCGGCGTGTGCGGCGCGCTCGGCGACGCGGCGGTCAATTACGACGTCGAGCATCAGCTCGGCACGAACCTCGCGGCGCTGATTTCGACCGCGGCCAACATGACGGCCGCCGTGCTGACCGGCTATTTCGCGCTCGCGTTCCGCCGCCCGGTCGCGCACCTGATCCGCAACCGGCCGTACGAGCAGCGCAACGACCACAAGGCCGCGACTGATGCGTTCGACGTGCTCGCCGCGCTGTGGCATGTGCCGGTGCTGGTGCTCGCGACGGCGTCGGTGGTCGCGACGCTCGGCGGCTCCGGCTCCAGCGAAAACGTACTGCAGATCTCGATCGTCACCGCGTTGTTGCTGGTGCTGGCGTTCTTTCTGTCGGCGATCGCGCTGCGCGTGACGCGGCCGCGCAGCGCCCGCGCGCGGCGCCGCTCGCCGTACCTGACGCGGCTGCTGCGCTTTTGCGGCACGCTGCTGACGCTGTTCATCTGGCTGTTCTTCTTCGAATTCGCGGCGCGTCTGTGGGGCGTGTCGCTGGTCGCGGTGATCGAAGAGAACGTCGCCGCGCGCGGCATCGCGCATGCGCTGACGGCGATCGTCGCGACCTTGTTCATCGCGTGGCTGCTGTGGATCCTGGTCGACACCGCGATCACCGAGGCGCTCAATCCGGGCGGTCCACGCAACAAGGGGCGCAGCCCGAGCATGCGCGCGCGTACCATGCTGCCGCTCGTGCGCAACGTGTTGCTGGTGACGATCATGACGATCGCGAGCATCGTCACCGCGGCGAACCTCGGCATCAACGTGACGCCGCTGCTCGCGGGCGCGGGCGTGATCGGTCTGGCGATCGGTTTCGGCGCGCAGTCGCTGGTGACCGATCTGATCACTGGTCTCTTCATCATCATCGAGGACACGATCTCGGTCGGAGACTGGATCGACGTCGACGGCGGGCATGCGGGTACGGTCGAGCATCTGTCGATTCGCACCGTGCGGCTGCGCGACGGGCAGGGCGCGATCCACGCGATTCCGTTCTCGCAGATCAAGATCGTGAAGAACCTGTCGCGCGATTTCGCGTATGCGGTGTTCGAGGTGCGCATGTCGTTCTCCACCGATGTCGATGAGATCACGCAGTTGATCCGCGAAGTCGGCGCGGAGCTGATGGCCGATTTCCGCTACCGGCGCGAGATGCTCGGGCCGATCGAGGTGTGGGGGCTCGACCGCTTCGATCCGAACTGGATGGTCGTCAAAGGGCAGATCAAGACGCGGCCGCTGCAGCAATGGAGCGTCGCGCGCGCGTTCAACCTGCGGCTCAAGCGCAGGATGGACGAGGCGGGCATCGAGATTCCGGTCGCGCAGATGCGGGTGTACACGTCGTCGAAGGATAGCGAGGGCGAGCCGTTGCGCGACGATGAGATGACCGGCTTCGTCGCGCCTGTGGACGCCGTTGTCGACGACAGCAGGCACGCACGTGGCGATGCGCATCAGCGGGCGCGGGACGGCGGTCACGGCAAAGCCCATGACAGGGTGCATGAACCCACGCGCGAACGAGCCCACGAAGCGGCGCACGAGCATCCGCGCGAAGCTGAGCATGAAGTGGACGTAGTGGGCCCGTCGGCGCGCGCATCGACACATGTGCCGCTTGCGCCCGCGCGTGACGTGTCGCACGAACCGCGTCCGGCGCCGGCGCCCACCGGACAGACCGCGCCGATTCCGCCGCAGATTCCGACGGCGGGTGACGTGAGCGGGAAGAGTTGA
- a CDS encoding cysteine dioxygenase family protein: MSDDLRATACAHLPHCLKPLSDPARLEAAALPMHTQGDIGRTPLERLCDTLDAIFEACATFPEPSHSTFFARSMRLALAEAAADPALLTPMQREGSAGSYRRHLLIADPRGRYAIAALVWQPGQASPVHAHHTWCGYAVVEGKLRETIFEWDDARQCASALRAQARKRGAVSFVRSGRGAIHRLGNGSDAQAVSLHIYGVEGARIGTHVNDTVRVADAAELVRRLHVTT, translated from the coding sequence ATGAGCGACGACCTTCGCGCCACCGCTTGTGCGCATCTTCCCCACTGCCTGAAGCCGCTATCCGACCCGGCCCGACTTGAAGCCGCCGCGCTGCCGATGCACACGCAGGGCGATATCGGGCGCACGCCGCTCGAGCGGCTGTGCGACACGCTCGACGCGATCTTCGAAGCCTGCGCGACATTCCCGGAACCGTCGCATTCGACGTTTTTCGCGCGCAGCATGCGGCTCGCACTCGCCGAGGCGGCCGCCGACCCGGCGCTGCTCACACCGATGCAACGTGAAGGCTCCGCCGGCAGCTATCGGCGCCATCTGCTGATCGCTGATCCGCGAGGCCGCTACGCGATTGCCGCGCTGGTCTGGCAACCGGGCCAGGCGAGCCCCGTGCACGCGCACCACACCTGGTGCGGTTACGCGGTGGTCGAAGGCAAGCTGCGCGAAACGATCTTCGAATGGGACGACGCGCGGCAGTGCGCAAGCGCGCTGCGCGCCCAGGCGCGCAAGCGCGGCGCGGTGTCGTTCGTGCGCAGCGGCCGCGGCGCGATTCATCGGCTCGGCAACGGCAGCGATGCGCAGGCCGTGTCGCTGCACATCTATGGCGTCGAAGGGGCGCGGATCGGCACGCACGTGAACGATACCGTGCGTGTAGCCGATGCGGCGGAGCTGGTTCGACGGTTGCACGTCACGACGTGA
- a CDS encoding Lrp/AsnC family transcriptional regulator: protein MGMDIIDRKLLELLQADATMPIAELAQRVNLSQTPCWKRLQRLKEAGVIRAQVALCDARKLGVGTTVFVAVRTNQHTETWAAAFTQAVRDIPEVVEVYRMSGETDYLLRVVVSDIDDYDRIYKQLITAVPLYDVSSSFAMEQIKYSTALPVRSSAVT, encoded by the coding sequence ATGGGTATGGATATCATCGATCGGAAGCTGCTCGAACTGCTACAGGCGGACGCGACGATGCCGATCGCCGAACTCGCGCAGCGCGTGAACCTGTCACAAACGCCTTGCTGGAAGCGGCTGCAGCGCCTGAAGGAGGCGGGCGTGATTCGCGCGCAGGTGGCGCTGTGCGACGCGCGCAAGCTCGGCGTCGGCACTACGGTGTTCGTGGCGGTGCGTACCAATCAGCACACGGAGACGTGGGCCGCCGCGTTTACGCAAGCGGTGCGTGACATCCCGGAAGTGGTCGAGGTCTACCGGATGAGCGGCGAGACCGACTATCTGCTGCGCGTGGTGGTCTCCGACATTGACGACTACGACAGGATCTACAAGCAGTTGATCACGGCCGTGCCGCTATACGACGTGAGTTCGAGCTTTGCGATGGAGCAGATCAAGTATTCGACGGCGTTGCCGGTGCGTTCTTCGGCGGTGACCTGA